A single Methylomonas sp. AM2-LC DNA region contains:
- a CDS encoding biopolymer transporter ExbD, with protein MKVQEENAAYDEINVTPMLDLAYVLLVVFILMTTAAVQGIQVNLPKASNAPSLSKPQTKAVTVTADGTIFLDTYPVTMEQLEATLMQYKAANPELPVVVKGDATVQYHSVVEILALLGKLDITQVGLVTQNLVK; from the coding sequence ATGAAAGTCCAGGAAGAAAATGCGGCTTATGACGAAATCAACGTCACGCCGATGTTGGATTTGGCCTATGTGTTGTTGGTGGTGTTTATTTTGATGACTACCGCCGCTGTGCAAGGCATACAGGTTAATTTGCCCAAAGCGAGTAATGCGCCCAGTTTGTCAAAGCCACAAACCAAGGCTGTGACAGTAACGGCTGACGGTACCATTTTTCTGGATACCTATCCAGTGACGATGGAGCAACTTGAGGCGACTTTGATGCAATATAAGGCTGCTAATCCAGAATTACCCGTGGTGGTGAAAGGTGATGCTACCGTGCAGTACCATAGTGTTGTTGAAATTTTGGCATTATTGGGCAAATTGGATATTACTCAGGTGGGTCTGGTGACCCAAAACTTAGTTAAATAA
- a CDS encoding IS110 family transposase — protein sequence MIKNNVIGLDLAKNIFHLVSFNAELKQIKKKVKRADLLSYIANLPVSIIGMEACGGSHYWAREIKKLGHEVVLLNARYVKGFVVGNKNDYNDAEAIWTATHQPKRRTVSLKTLEQQDIQMLHRLRQSTVDERTAVANRIRGFLGEWGIVLPIGINQLRTHLTEIIEDAENGLSVISRNLFAKQLEKLKELDKTIKEYDKQIDQLCIQSELCQRFVEVPGIGAITATMAASDIGDGKGYTKSKNYAASLGIVPKQHTSGDKVVLLGISKRGNGYLRTLLIHGARSVLKNCQGKTDSLSRWLQALIERRGFNKAAVALANKNARILWVMATQNKRYEVRSADVVMS from the coding sequence ATGATCAAGAATAACGTAATTGGTTTAGATTTAGCAAAAAACATTTTTCATCTGGTGAGTTTTAATGCTGAACTGAAACAGATTAAAAAGAAAGTAAAGCGAGCGGATTTATTGTCGTACATAGCGAACTTGCCAGTCAGTATTATTGGTATGGAAGCCTGTGGAGGCTCGCATTATTGGGCGCGAGAAATCAAGAAACTGGGGCATGAAGTGGTATTGCTGAATGCCCGTTATGTGAAAGGGTTTGTGGTGGGCAATAAAAATGATTATAACGATGCAGAGGCTATTTGGACGGCAACACACCAACCGAAAAGACGAACAGTTTCGCTTAAGACGCTTGAGCAGCAAGATATTCAAATGCTGCATCGATTGCGTCAAAGTACAGTGGATGAACGGACGGCGGTGGCGAATCGAATTCGGGGTTTTTTAGGTGAGTGGGGAATTGTGCTGCCTATAGGCATCAATCAGCTCAGAACGCACCTCACTGAAATTATTGAAGATGCTGAGAATGGTTTAAGCGTGATCAGTCGAAATCTGTTTGCCAAACAGCTTGAAAAACTCAAGGAATTGGATAAAACGATCAAAGAGTATGATAAGCAGATTGATCAACTCTGTATTCAGAGCGAATTATGTCAACGATTTGTAGAGGTTCCAGGTATAGGAGCCATTACGGCTACTATGGCTGCATCGGATATAGGGGACGGTAAAGGCTATACCAAAAGCAAAAATTATGCAGCCAGTTTAGGCATTGTACCCAAACAGCACACGAGTGGTGACAAGGTGGTGTTGTTGGGTATCAGTAAACGAGGTAATGGCTATCTGCGAACTTTACTGATTCACGGCGCCCGATCAGTCTTGAAAAACTGCCAAGGTAAAACAGACTCGCTAAGTCGATGGTTGCAGGCGCTAATTGAACGACGTGGTTTTAACAAAGCGGCCGTCGCACTGGCCAATAAAAATGCCCGAATTTTGTGGGTAATGGCTACACAAAATAAGAGGTATGAGGTTAGGTCCGCCGATGTAGTCATGTCGTAG
- a CDS encoding DUF2341 domain-containing protein — MKRIVWLIAALLMTPTLAQAWWNDDWGYRKKISIDAQKLQQDAIKIPGDAMALVRLHTGNFTYFMDLGENGKDIRFMSSDDKTPLKFYIEKLDPVNEMALIWVKLPKDIATANEPSFWMYYGNQKAVTASEAPAIFDVAQMLTYHFEAGAIKDATAYANQPSVATSTVMEGGAIGDAAAFTGTEQVRVTSSPAIKMLTSEGWTVSAWVKIDQPQNDGVIFHRDSLSLFVRGQSPVLRVGGKELVGPTSLNLALWQHLAITANSSGFTLYLDGKPLGVLLADVSVLDGDIGIGADVSTSTVSRGFSGAIDEVEISKNVLDQNALQFAAVMQGQNSALLAYGEDATPESEGGGESYVLATLNNVTIDGWVIIGILAVMFLISWIVMLAKGIVLARTLRENKKFEHAFNQLGVADLTKLDHADEEGIEDFNESPLLLSLTSNHAAFAGSSIYRVYHIGSQEINKRLVNTVDGAVATPQVLSAPALNAIKSSMDGVMVRELQKLNSQMVLLTIAISGGPFLGLLGTVVGVMITFAAIAVSGEVNVNAIAPGIAAALTATVCGLAVAIPALFGYNYLGSQIKVITADMHVFIDEFIAKIAEQYS; from the coding sequence ATGAAACGGATTGTTTGGCTGATAGCTGCACTTTTAATGACACCAACCCTGGCTCAGGCATGGTGGAACGATGACTGGGGCTACCGGAAAAAAATTAGCATTGATGCCCAAAAACTTCAGCAGGATGCCATTAAAATTCCAGGCGATGCAATGGCCTTAGTAAGGCTGCATACCGGTAATTTTACTTATTTTATGGATTTGGGCGAAAACGGTAAAGACATACGTTTTATGTCTAGCGACGATAAAACTCCGTTAAAGTTTTATATCGAAAAACTCGATCCAGTGAACGAGATGGCCTTGATTTGGGTAAAGTTGCCTAAAGATATTGCGACTGCCAACGAGCCTTCGTTCTGGATGTATTATGGCAATCAAAAAGCGGTTACGGCTTCTGAAGCGCCTGCTATTTTTGATGTAGCGCAAATGCTGACTTATCATTTCGAAGCTGGCGCAATTAAAGACGCAACCGCTTATGCGAATCAACCGTCTGTGGCGACCAGTACAGTAATGGAAGGTGGCGCTATAGGTGATGCTGCTGCCTTTACGGGTACTGAGCAGGTGCGAGTAACCAGTTCGCCAGCAATTAAAATGCTTACTTCAGAAGGATGGACAGTTTCAGCTTGGGTTAAAATTGATCAGCCACAAAATGATGGTGTGATTTTTCATCGCGATAGCCTAAGCTTGTTTGTTAGAGGGCAGTCGCCAGTTTTACGGGTGGGTGGCAAGGAATTAGTTGGTCCAACCAGTCTTAATTTGGCGCTGTGGCAGCATTTGGCTATTACAGCTAACAGCAGTGGCTTTACTCTATATTTGGACGGTAAACCATTGGGGGTTTTACTCGCTGATGTATCGGTTCTGGATGGTGATATTGGTATTGGTGCCGATGTTTCTACATCCACGGTAAGTCGCGGATTTAGTGGTGCGATAGATGAAGTGGAAATTTCCAAAAATGTGCTGGATCAAAATGCGTTGCAATTTGCGGCGGTCATGCAAGGCCAAAATTCGGCACTGCTAGCTTATGGTGAAGACGCTACTCCTGAGAGTGAAGGTGGTGGTGAATCCTATGTGCTGGCCACCTTGAATAATGTCACTATTGATGGTTGGGTCATTATTGGTATTTTAGCAGTAATGTTTCTTATCAGTTGGATAGTAATGTTGGCTAAAGGTATCGTTTTGGCTCGCACTCTGCGTGAGAATAAAAAATTTGAACATGCTTTTAACCAATTAGGTGTTGCTGATTTAACTAAATTAGATCATGCGGATGAAGAAGGAATCGAGGATTTTAATGAATCCCCCTTGCTTTTGTCTTTGACGTCTAATCATGCCGCATTTGCTGGTTCATCAATCTATCGTGTATATCACATTGGTTCGCAGGAAATTAATAAACGTTTGGTTAATACCGTGGATGGTGCTGTTGCTACTCCACAGGTTTTATCAGCACCCGCACTAAATGCCATTAAGTCCTCTATGGATGGCGTCATGGTGCGCGAATTGCAGAAGCTAAATTCACAAATGGTATTACTGACAATCGCTATCTCTGGTGGTCCATTTTTGGGTTTGCTGGGAACGGTGGTTGGGGTAATGATTACTTTTGCGGCCATCGCAGTCAGTGGTGAGGTGAATGTAAACGCAATCGCACCGGGTATTGCTGCGGCTTTGACAGCAACGGTTTGCGGTTTGGCGGTGGCTATTCCTGCGTTGTTTGGATACAACTATCTAGGTAGCCAAATCAAGGTAATTACCGCTGATATGCATGTATTTATTGATGAATTTATAGCCAAAATCGCAGAGCAATATAGCTAA
- the carB gene encoding carbamoyl-phosphate synthase large subunit, producing MPKRTDIKSILLLGAGPIVIGQACEFDYSGTQACKALREEGFRVILVNSNPATIMTDPEMADVIYIEPIDWQTVEKIIEKERPDAILPTMGGQTALNCALALDKHGVLEKYGVEMIGASKEAINKAEDRHLFNEAMRKIGLKVSKSKVAHSMEEALAAQEEVGYPTIIRPSFTMGGSGGGIAYNREEFLEICERGLYLSPTSELLIEQSVLGWKEFEMEVVRDSKDNCIIVCSIENFDPMGVHTGDSITVAPAQTLTDKEYQLLRNASLAVLREIGVDTGGSNVQFAINPEDGSLIVIEMNPRVSRSSALASKATGFPIAKVAAKLAVGYTLDELSNEITGGKTPASFEPSIDYVVTKVPRFAFEKFPQANDRLTTQMKSVGEVMAIGRTFQESLQKALRGLEVGVDGLDEIVDLEDANSLDVILRELRYPGSQRLWYLADAFRSSLTFDEIHEASKIDPWFLAQVEDLVVTEKALSSKVLATLDADELFRLKRKGFSDARLAKVLGAKESEVRTIRHKYGIRPVYKRIDSCAAEFASDTAYLYSTYEQECEALPTNREKIVILGGGPNRIGQGIEFDYCCVHAALALREDGYETIMINCNPETVSTDFDTSDRLYFEPLTLEDVLEIIDLEKPKGVIVQYGGQTPLKLARALEAAGAPIIGTSPDSIDLAEDRERFQKLLERLELLQPPNATARSVEQAVISAKELGYPLVVRPSYVLGGRAMEIVFNEEGLRRYMKEAVSVSNDSPVLLDRFLDDAVEMDVDAIYDGETLLIGGLMEHIEQAGVHSGDSACSLPPYDLPMAMQNQLRAQVAKMAEALGVRGLMNTQFAIQGETIYVLEVNPRASRTAPFVSKATGYPLAKIAARCMAGKSLKEQGVTEERIPSYFSVKEAVFPFIKFPGVDPLLGPEMKSTGEVMGVGKTFGEAFAKSQRAAGVDLSQSGKVLISIRDADKPKLPELANMLIAKNYEIVATRGTARVLKAAGIPCKEIFKVNEGRPHTVDMIKNGEIHLIVNTTDGVKAVADSFTMRREALQRKVSYYTTMAGAKAACYALGELSAGDVNSLQDLHKTF from the coding sequence ATGCCAAAAAGAACCGACATAAAATCGATTTTATTACTGGGTGCCGGGCCGATTGTTATCGGTCAGGCTTGCGAATTCGACTATTCTGGCACACAAGCTTGTAAAGCGCTGCGTGAAGAGGGGTTTCGGGTCATACTGGTTAACTCCAATCCAGCTACTATTATGACCGATCCTGAAATGGCCGATGTTATTTACATTGAGCCTATTGATTGGCAAACCGTAGAAAAGATTATTGAAAAAGAACGTCCTGATGCCATACTTCCGACTATGGGTGGACAGACGGCGCTTAATTGTGCCTTGGCACTGGATAAACACGGCGTGTTGGAAAAATACGGCGTGGAAATGATAGGTGCCAGCAAGGAAGCCATCAACAAAGCCGAAGATAGGCATTTGTTTAACGAGGCCATGCGTAAAATTGGCCTTAAAGTCTCTAAATCTAAAGTAGCACATAGCATGGAAGAAGCTTTGGCTGCTCAGGAAGAAGTTGGCTATCCAACCATTATTCGTCCCTCGTTCACTATGGGCGGCAGCGGTGGCGGTATTGCTTATAATCGTGAAGAGTTTCTGGAAATTTGTGAGCGTGGTTTATATTTATCGCCCACCAGCGAATTATTGATCGAGCAATCGGTATTGGGTTGGAAAGAGTTTGAAATGGAGGTGGTACGTGACTCCAAAGATAATTGTATTATCGTCTGCTCTATCGAAAACTTTGATCCTATGGGTGTGCATACGGGCGACTCTATAACAGTGGCACCTGCACAAACCTTAACCGATAAAGAGTATCAGTTGTTACGTAACGCTTCTTTAGCTGTATTGCGTGAAATTGGTGTGGATACGGGAGGGTCTAATGTGCAATTTGCCATTAATCCTGAAGATGGCTCTTTAATTGTCATTGAAATGAATCCTCGCGTTTCTCGTTCTTCGGCTCTGGCTTCTAAAGCGACAGGTTTCCCCATTGCCAAAGTGGCTGCCAAATTAGCGGTGGGTTATACGCTGGACGAATTAAGCAACGAAATCACTGGCGGCAAAACTCCGGCATCTTTCGAACCCAGTATCGATTATGTGGTTACTAAAGTACCGCGCTTTGCTTTCGAGAAATTTCCACAGGCCAATGATCGCCTGACTACACAAATGAAGTCTGTTGGTGAAGTAATGGCCATTGGACGTACCTTTCAGGAGTCTTTGCAAAAAGCATTGCGCGGATTGGAAGTGGGTGTGGATGGACTTGACGAAATCGTTGATTTAGAGGATGCCAATAGTCTGGATGTCATTCTTAGAGAACTGCGTTATCCGGGGTCGCAACGCTTATGGTATTTGGCTGATGCGTTTCGTAGCAGTTTAACGTTTGATGAAATCCATGAAGCCTCCAAAATTGATCCCTGGTTTTTAGCGCAGGTTGAAGATTTAGTGGTTACCGAAAAAGCCTTGTCCAGCAAAGTTTTGGCTACGTTGGATGCGGATGAGTTATTTAGACTGAAGCGTAAAGGTTTTTCTGATGCTAGGCTGGCGAAAGTATTGGGCGCAAAAGAATCAGAAGTACGTACCATCCGCCATAAATACGGAATTCGTCCGGTTTATAAGCGCATAGACTCTTGTGCGGCAGAATTTGCTTCCGATACTGCTTATTTGTATTCCACTTATGAGCAAGAATGCGAAGCGCTGCCCACGAATCGTGAAAAAATTGTGATTCTTGGTGGCGGACCAAATCGGATTGGTCAAGGTATAGAATTTGATTATTGTTGTGTGCATGCCGCTTTAGCGTTGCGGGAAGATGGCTATGAGACCATCATGATTAACTGTAATCCTGAAACGGTGTCTACTGACTTTGATACCTCTGATCGTTTATATTTTGAACCTTTAACACTGGAAGATGTGTTGGAGATTATTGATCTGGAAAAACCCAAAGGCGTCATTGTGCAGTACGGAGGGCAAACACCTCTGAAATTAGCACGGGCTCTTGAAGCGGCTGGCGCGCCTATTATTGGTACCTCGCCAGATTCGATTGATTTGGCGGAAGATCGTGAACGCTTTCAAAAATTACTGGAACGTCTTGAGCTGTTACAACCGCCCAATGCAACCGCCCGCTCCGTTGAACAAGCTGTTATTTCAGCCAAAGAGCTTGGCTATCCATTGGTGGTGCGCCCTTCTTATGTATTGGGTGGAAGGGCTATGGAAATTGTATTTAACGAAGAAGGGCTCCGTCGCTATATGAAAGAAGCGGTGAGTGTTTCCAATGATTCACCTGTTTTGCTGGATAGATTTCTGGATGATGCGGTAGAAATGGATGTTGATGCTATTTATGATGGTGAGACACTGTTGATAGGTGGCTTGATGGAGCATATTGAGCAGGCCGGTGTACATTCCGGTGATTCTGCCTGCTCATTGCCACCTTATGATCTACCCATGGCTATGCAGAATCAGTTGCGAGCCCAGGTTGCAAAAATGGCGGAAGCTTTAGGGGTGCGAGGTTTAATGAATACCCAGTTCGCCATTCAAGGTGAAACTATCTATGTGTTGGAAGTTAATCCACGCGCATCAAGAACTGCGCCATTTGTTTCCAAAGCAACAGGTTATCCATTGGCTAAAATTGCCGCGCGCTGTATGGCGGGCAAATCGTTAAAAGAACAAGGCGTTACCGAAGAGCGTATCCCCAGCTATTTTTCTGTAAAAGAAGCGGTGTTTCCGTTTATTAAGTTTCCGGGTGTTGATCCTTTGTTAGGGCCGGAAATGAAATCTACCGGCGAAGTCATGGGGGTGGGTAAAACCTTTGGCGAGGCTTTTGCCAAATCGCAGCGTGCAGCCGGGGTTGATTTAAGTCAGAGTGGTAAAGTGCTGATCAGTATCCGTGATGCCGATAAGCCTAAATTGCCGGAATTGGCGAATATGCTGATTGCCAAAAACTACGAAATTGTAGCTACTCGCGGTACTGCGCGGGTTTTAAAGGCGGCGGGTATTCCGTGCAAGGAAATATTCAAGGTAAATGAGGGGCGTCCACATACCGTGGATATGATTAAAAATGGAGAAATCCATTTGATAGTCAATACCACTGATGGCGTTAAAGCTGTGGCTGATTCGTTTACCATGCGCCGGGAAGCGTTACAGCGTAAGGTGAGTTATTACACTACCATGGCGGGCGCTAAAGCCGCTTGTTATGCTTTAGGTGAATTATCAGCTGGCGATGTGAATAGTTTGCAAGATTTGCATAAAACTTTTTAA
- the carA gene encoding glutamine-hydrolyzing carbamoyl-phosphate synthase small subunit, with translation MNKPALLVLEDGTVFHGKSIGAEGCAVGEVVFNTALTGYQEILSDPSYARQIITLTYPHIGNVGTNAEDDESGQVVASGLVIRDLPILASNWRMQQSLPDYLRERKVVAIADIDTRQLTRLLRDKGAQRGCIIAGDNIDVTQAQQAIQGFAGLKGMDLAKEVTTTESYEWTENVWQLGQGHSVAAHLNKHVVAYDFGIKRNILRLLVNRGCRVTVVPATTTAAEVLALKPDGVFLSNGPGDPEPCAYAIAAIQELLEHNMPLFGICLGHQLLALASGAKTEKMKFGHHGANHPVQQIATGRVMISSQNHGFAVNEASLPDNVRATYRSLFDGSLQGIERTDKPAFSFQGHPEASPGPHDVESLFDDFITLMNPPRLA, from the coding sequence TTGAATAAACCTGCATTACTGGTACTAGAAGACGGGACGGTGTTTCACGGTAAATCCATAGGCGCTGAGGGCTGTGCAGTAGGGGAGGTGGTATTTAACACTGCTCTAACTGGCTATCAGGAAATTCTTAGCGATCCTTCCTATGCCCGACAAATTATCACACTTACTTATCCGCATATCGGCAACGTCGGCACTAATGCCGAAGACGACGAATCGGGCCAGGTTGTAGCCAGTGGTTTGGTCATACGTGACTTGCCAATTTTAGCCAGTAACTGGCGTATGCAGCAAAGTTTGCCTGACTATCTGCGTGAGCGCAAGGTAGTGGCGATTGCAGATATTGATACCCGGCAATTGACGCGCTTGTTACGCGATAAAGGGGCGCAACGCGGATGTATAATTGCTGGTGATAATATTGATGTGACGCAAGCTCAGCAGGCCATACAGGGCTTTGCAGGTTTGAAAGGCATGGATTTGGCTAAAGAAGTCACCACAACTGAGTCTTATGAATGGACCGAAAATGTCTGGCAATTAGGGCAAGGACACAGCGTTGCAGCGCATTTAAATAAACATGTAGTGGCTTACGATTTTGGTATTAAACGCAATATTCTGCGTTTGCTGGTGAATCGTGGTTGCCGAGTCACTGTGGTGCCAGCCACAACGACTGCTGCTGAGGTGCTAGCCTTAAAGCCGGATGGTGTGTTTTTGTCTAATGGTCCTGGTGACCCTGAGCCTTGTGCGTACGCTATTGCTGCCATTCAGGAGCTTTTGGAGCATAACATGCCTCTGTTTGGTATTTGCCTTGGTCATCAATTACTGGCTTTGGCCAGTGGTGCAAAAACTGAAAAAATGAAATTCGGCCATCATGGTGCCAATCATCCTGTTCAGCAGATTGCTACAGGTCGGGTAATGATCAGCAGCCAAAACCACGGCTTTGCAGTCAATGAAGCGTCGCTGCCTGATAATGTACGTGCTACTTACCGTTCTTTATTCGATGGCAGTTTACAAGGTATTGAACGTACCGATAAGCCAGCCTTTAGTTTTCAGGGACATCCTGAGGCGAGTCCTGGCCCGCATGATGTTGAATCATTATTTGATGATTTTATAACCTTGATGAACCCACCGCGTTTAGCCTAG
- a CDS encoding putative porin encodes MAINKQLIVALALSGLIGVAHADEKEELLKLRNTTVNLIKQLVKQGVLTDKTANEMIKQAEADAGKQAAAAKVAGGKNAVDAGNVEQAAVNGAVAKDAVPADEVRVTYVPDFVKDEIRQQVRSELREEVVGDVMQKAKDEKWGTAEGVPEWVKRFKLSGDLRLRDQGNFYASDNIAKSYFNWQTINTLNNGAGNGIGPAGINAFQNTTLNRNVSRERFRLGIDADIAKGVDAGIRLATGNTPNPVSTNQTLGNTGALYQFAVDRAFLRYNGYDDKKFNWLTAMAGRTPNPFFTAGSEVVWDEDLSFEGAALTIRHRLGVDQLSDEIGGKGPTVFATGGLFPLQSTNLVSGLSARDKWFFGGQIGVDWGFDNQDSLQMGGAYYDYQNIKAVINKSANPLCNTNTADMNQSVPQFMQGGNSLVSICNGNTDLASGGLVGLASDYRIVDINALYDMALFSPIHLRFSADVAKNIGFNRSQILAYTGYHIAEKTTAWQFKVDLGWTKMTAPGNWNIFTGYKYVERDAVLDAYTDSDFHNGGTNVKGWMMGGNYALMKSVWLTGRWLSGNVINGPAYGLDVMQLDLNTRF; translated from the coding sequence ATGGCGATTAACAAACAGCTGATAGTAGCTTTAGCACTATCGGGGCTGATCGGTGTGGCACATGCCGATGAAAAGGAAGAGTTACTCAAATTGCGGAATACGACTGTTAATTTAATCAAGCAGTTGGTTAAGCAGGGCGTGCTTACCGATAAAACTGCGAATGAAATGATCAAGCAAGCAGAAGCCGATGCAGGTAAACAGGCAGCTGCAGCTAAGGTAGCTGGTGGAAAGAATGCAGTAGATGCCGGGAATGTCGAGCAGGCAGCCGTTAATGGTGCAGTTGCTAAAGATGCCGTACCTGCTGATGAAGTGCGCGTAACTTATGTACCCGATTTTGTTAAGGACGAAATACGCCAACAAGTACGTAGTGAATTGCGTGAGGAAGTGGTTGGTGATGTTATGCAAAAAGCCAAAGACGAAAAATGGGGCACTGCTGAAGGTGTGCCCGAATGGGTGAAGCGTTTTAAATTGTCTGGAGATTTGCGTTTACGCGATCAGGGCAATTTTTATGCATCAGATAATATAGCGAAAAGTTATTTTAATTGGCAAACCATCAATACTCTTAATAATGGCGCGGGAAATGGTATTGGTCCGGCGGGTATTAATGCTTTCCAAAATACAACTTTGAATCGTAATGTGAGTCGTGAACGTTTCCGTTTAGGAATTGATGCCGATATTGCTAAGGGTGTGGATGCCGGTATTCGCTTGGCAACAGGTAATACACCAAATCCAGTGTCTACCAATCAGACACTTGGTAACACAGGCGCACTTTATCAATTTGCCGTTGATCGGGCATTTCTAAGATACAACGGCTATGATGACAAGAAATTTAACTGGTTGACTGCTATGGCGGGTAGAACACCCAATCCATTCTTTACAGCAGGTAGTGAGGTGGTATGGGATGAAGATTTATCTTTTGAAGGTGCTGCGTTAACTATCCGACATCGACTAGGCGTTGATCAATTATCAGATGAAATTGGTGGTAAGGGTCCTACTGTTTTTGCTACCGGCGGTCTTTTTCCTTTGCAATCAACAAACTTAGTTTCTGGGCTGAGTGCGCGGGATAAATGGTTCTTCGGTGGCCAGATTGGAGTAGATTGGGGCTTTGATAATCAGGATAGTTTGCAAATGGGTGGTGCGTATTATGATTATCAAAACATTAAGGCTGTTATCAATAAAAGCGCCAATCCATTGTGTAATACCAATACAGCTGATATGAACCAGTCTGTGCCTCAGTTTATGCAAGGTGGTAATAGTTTGGTGAGTATTTGTAATGGCAATACTGATTTGGCTTCGGGGGGCTTGGTTGGCTTGGCTTCAGATTACAGAATTGTCGATATCAATGCCTTATACGATATGGCTCTGTTTTCGCCTATCCATCTTAGATTTAGCGCGGATGTTGCCAAAAACATAGGCTTTAACCGCTCACAAATTTTGGCTTATACGGGCTATCATATTGCTGAAAAAACCACTGCTTGGCAATTTAAGGTCGATCTGGGTTGGACTAAAATGACTGCGCCAGGAAATTGGAATATTTTTACTGGCTACAAATACGTGGAACGAGATGCGGTATTAGACGCCTATACCGATTCGGATTTTCATAATGGTGGTACCAACGTTAAAGGTTGGATGATGGGGGGTAATTACGCCCTAATGAAAAGCGTGTGGCTAACAGGGCGTTGGCTAAGCGGTAATGTTATCAATGGGCCAGCCTATGGTTTGGATGTTATGCAACTTGATCTTAATACTCGCTTCTAA
- a CDS encoding NUDIX hydrolase — MSKPVTPLLAADTLIELIDYPHRPFVLIERAYPPYGWAVPGGFVDVGETLESAAIREAQEETGLIVTLKVLLGIYSNPLRDPRNHTVTAVYIAEAHGTPLAADDAKNCGLFSFTDNLPQLAFDHATVLEDYQRYRETGVVTPLRP; from the coding sequence ATGTCTAAACCTGTAACCCCATTATTAGCGGCTGATACGCTTATCGAACTAATAGATTATCCACATCGCCCGTTTGTACTGATCGAACGCGCATATCCTCCCTATGGCTGGGCCGTACCAGGTGGATTTGTGGATGTTGGTGAAACCTTAGAGAGCGCCGCCATTCGCGAAGCGCAGGAAGAAACCGGGTTAATCGTCACTTTAAAAGTATTACTAGGTATTTATTCAAATCCTCTACGCGACCCCAGAAATCATACGGTAACCGCTGTTTATATCGCTGAAGCACATGGCACCCCTCTGGCAGCGGATGACGCCAAAAACTGTGGGCTATTTAGCTTTACGGATAACTTACCGCAACTGGCTTTTGATCATGCCACGGTATTAGAGGATTATCAGCGCTATCGGGAGACAGGGGTAGTTACACCATTAAGACCCTAA
- a CDS encoding energy transducer TonB, whose translation MPDKKRFRVYVPRIIGGVLAAIAVFFVVKLIVGFINDKPTKNEKKIQPITLLKPPPPPPPPPKVETPPPPEVKQKIDEPEPEPEPLPDTPPDEAPARDLGLDAEGSAGSDGFGLAARKGGTGLFGGGDPYKYYGGIVKNEILSLLSNHDELRRKGYTAIVKLWLKSDGTVDRVELVKGSNDNEIDEILTRLLERFKKVAEPPPPGMQQPIKLKISSRV comes from the coding sequence ATGCCTGATAAAAAGCGTTTTCGAGTGTATGTGCCGAGAATTATCGGTGGTGTGTTGGCTGCTATAGCCGTTTTTTTTGTAGTAAAGTTAATAGTTGGCTTTATTAATGATAAGCCGACTAAAAACGAGAAAAAGATTCAGCCTATTACTTTGCTGAAACCACCACCACCTCCGCCACCACCGCCTAAGGTTGAGACACCGCCTCCGCCCGAAGTTAAGCAAAAAATTGATGAACCAGAGCCAGAGCCGGAGCCTTTGCCGGATACGCCGCCTGATGAAGCGCCTGCGCGCGATTTGGGTTTGGATGCTGAGGGTTCGGCTGGGTCTGATGGTTTTGGTTTAGCGGCACGAAAAGGTGGTACCGGTTTGTTTGGCGGGGGTGATCCCTATAAGTATTATGGTGGCATAGTAAAAAATGAAATTTTGTCACTGCTGTCAAATCATGACGAATTACGCCGAAAAGGCTATACCGCTATTGTCAAACTCTGGTTGAAATCTGATGGTACGGTAGATCGGGTTGAGCTGGTCAAAGGTAGTAACGACAATGAAATTGATGAAATCTTAACCCGCTTGCTCGAAAGATTTAAAAAAGTTGCCGAGCCTCCACCGCCCGGTATGCAGCAACCTATTAAATTAAAAATTTCTTCACGCGTCTAA